The Spirosoma radiotolerans genome has a window encoding:
- a CDS encoding pyridoxamine 5'-phosphate oxidase family protein: METKQQTNKQLEKVSDLIEDIRIAMLTTVDEQGNLVSRPMAALQVDEDGTIWFFTKRTSPKVDQIENNQHKVNVSFADVSDASYVSVSGTAQELDDRAKVDELWNPQAKAWFPKGKDDPELILLKVHIDMAEYWNSSDSTMVRLFQQATAAITGNPPKMGENEKVYN, encoded by the coding sequence ATGGAAACGAAACAACAAACAAATAAGCAGTTGGAAAAAGTTAGCGATCTAATCGAAGACATTCGCATCGCTATGCTGACAACTGTAGATGAACAGGGAAATCTGGTAAGTCGTCCAATGGCTGCCCTCCAGGTAGATGAAGACGGGACAATTTGGTTCTTCACCAAACGGACATCGCCCAAAGTCGACCAGATCGAGAACAACCAGCATAAAGTCAACGTATCGTTTGCCGACGTGAGCGATGCTAGTTATGTATCCGTGTCGGGTACGGCACAGGAGTTGGATGATCGCGCTAAAGTAGATGAGCTATGGAATCCTCAGGCTAAAGCCTGGTTCCCAAAAGGGAAGGATGATCCTGAACTGATCCTGCTGAAAGTACATATCGATATGGCTGAATACTGGAATTCGAGCGATAGCACAATGGTTCGGTTATTCCAGCAAGCTACAGCCGCCATTACCGGGAATCCGCCTAAAATGGGGGAGAATGAAAAGGTTTACAACTAA
- a CDS encoding DUF2188 domain-containing protein — MNLHVNAMWSTSHFPAAMRSLNPTTRAKAIEIANNLLEQGQFDNHRVVAMSIDEARRWARLSRTESGWAGANVGTFA, encoded by the coding sequence ATGAACCTACACGTCAACGCTATGTGGTCTACTTCACACTTTCCGGCGGCTATGCGGTCGCTAAACCCTACGACTCGGGCGAAAGCAATCGAGATTGCCAATAACTTGCTCGAACAGGGCCAGTTTGATAACCATCGAGTAGTGGCTATGAGTATTGACGAAGCTCGTCGCTGGGCGCGCTTAAGCCGCACCGAATCTGGCTGGGCTGGCGCTAACGTAGGAACCTTTGCCTGA
- a CDS encoding hybrid sensor histidine kinase/response regulator, producing MTPAAVLLDVADEKETIRVLLIEDDEDDYLLTKALVSAKENATIKLDWVDSYDLALETIDTHKHDVYLVDYRLGHHTGIDLIQEAFRRGCRAPMILLTGQDDLTVDQSALELGAADYLVKGRIDAQLLGRSIRYALRQASVLAEVAQKENKYRSLFERSIDAIFVANNEMRFQDANSSVERLLGYSRDELRILNPARLFADLDQLRKLRFNVREHGQIKDFETNLIHRSGRKRICLISVWAVDDPAGRPEWYQGIVRDITEQKKAQQDLILAEKLTMTGKIARSIAHEVRNPLTNLSLALEQLKDELDTDNEYITMFTDIIGRNVDRIGQLITEMLNSSKPRDLDRKKQDFNLVVKETLQLVSDRIKLKRMRLETSFVTDDCNALIDRDQVKTALLNILVNAVEAMQEGKGILVVKTNCTDDKRVFVEVTDNGGGINETDRQRLFDPFFTGKSGGMGLGLTATQNIINSHKGSIEVESQLGLGTTFRLYFPK from the coding sequence ATGACTCCTGCTGCGGTATTACTTGACGTTGCTGATGAAAAAGAGACAATTCGTGTCTTGTTGATTGAAGACGACGAAGATGATTACTTACTGACAAAAGCACTTGTATCAGCGAAAGAGAATGCGACAATCAAACTCGATTGGGTTGATAGTTATGACCTCGCTTTAGAAACCATTGATACGCACAAGCATGACGTTTACCTGGTTGATTACCGATTAGGGCATCATACAGGTATTGATCTTATTCAAGAGGCTTTCCGGAGAGGTTGCCGAGCGCCTATGATCCTGCTTACAGGGCAGGATGACTTAACCGTCGATCAATCGGCCCTCGAACTTGGAGCTGCCGATTATCTGGTAAAAGGCCGGATTGATGCGCAGCTTCTGGGTCGTAGTATTCGGTATGCGCTCCGGCAAGCCAGTGTGCTGGCTGAAGTCGCTCAGAAGGAAAACAAGTACCGCTCCCTCTTTGAGCGCTCGATAGATGCCATTTTTGTGGCCAACAACGAAATGCGCTTTCAGGACGCCAATTCATCAGTGGAACGCTTGTTGGGCTACAGCCGGGATGAACTCCGCATCCTGAATCCTGCCCGTTTGTTTGCTGACCTCGATCAGCTACGAAAACTTCGTTTTAATGTCCGGGAACATGGCCAGATAAAAGACTTCGAAACAAACCTTATCCACCGAAGTGGTCGCAAACGAATTTGCCTGATTTCCGTTTGGGCCGTCGATGACCCGGCTGGCCGTCCGGAATGGTATCAGGGAATTGTGCGGGATATCACCGAACAGAAAAAGGCACAGCAAGACTTAATTCTGGCCGAAAAGCTGACTATGACGGGTAAAATTGCCCGTAGTATTGCCCATGAAGTCCGTAATCCGCTCACTAATCTTAGCCTGGCTTTGGAACAGCTAAAAGATGAGCTAGATACGGACAATGAGTACATTACAATGTTCACCGACATCATTGGCCGGAATGTAGACCGTATTGGTCAGCTTATTACGGAGATGCTTAACTCATCGAAGCCACGCGATCTGGACCGCAAAAAGCAGGATTTTAACCTGGTTGTTAAGGAAACGCTGCAACTGGTCAGTGATCGTATTAAACTGAAGCGGATGCGCCTTGAAACAAGCTTCGTTACTGACGACTGCAACGCGCTGATTGACCGTGATCAGGTGAAGACAGCGCTGCTGAATATACTGGTCAATGCTGTAGAAGCCATGCAGGAAGGTAAAGGAATATTAGTGGTTAAAACCAACTGCACGGATGACAAACGAGTTTTTGTGGAAGTAACCGACAATGGTGGAGGTATTAATGAAACGGACAGACAACGACTATTTGACCCATTTTTTACAGGAAAATCGGGTGGCATGGGCTTAGGGCTAACAGCCACCCAGAACATCATTAATAGCCATAAAGGATCTATCGAAGTGGAGAGTCAATTAGGGCTAGGCACCACATTTCGACTATACTTTCCTAAATAA
- a CDS encoding response regulator, producing the protein MTILIADDDSDDRLFMERALRQSGYTQTIQFVEDGEELMEYLNQSGRYADQNVPWPDLLILDLNMPRKNGFQALREIKDDAKLRRLPVVVMTTSSADEDILKTYTLGVNSFVTKPFNFNRLVEMVGALKTYWMDTVKLP; encoded by the coding sequence ATGACCATTCTTATAGCCGATGACGATTCCGATGATCGATTGTTCATGGAACGCGCGCTTCGCCAGAGTGGGTACACCCAGACAATACAGTTTGTTGAAGATGGGGAAGAATTGATGGAGTACTTAAACCAAAGCGGACGATATGCCGATCAGAATGTACCCTGGCCCGATTTGTTGATTTTAGACCTGAACATGCCCCGTAAAAATGGCTTCCAGGCACTTCGCGAGATTAAGGATGACGCCAAGTTGCGTCGACTTCCGGTGGTGGTCATGACTACCTCTTCTGCGGATGAAGATATCTTAAAAACCTATACCCTTGGCGTTAATTCATTCGTTACAAAGCCATTCAACTTTAACCGTCTGGTGGAGATGGTTGGGGCTTTAAAAACCTACTGGATGGACACCGTTAAATTACCTTAA
- a CDS encoding porin family protein, with amino-acid sequence MKKSFNTLFATATLVAGIMIFNSSDALAQGRTRIGVKGGLNASSLFYDSQGATNKNERIGFHVGVFAQAPIGEFFAIQPELLYMTKGASADYNILGFNGKNTFKLNYAELPVLATFKLGQAVELQAGPYVSYLLNSNVNSNGDFGVGAGAINRDNFNKVDYGVAGGLNIYFGKAFIGARYEQGLQQIANSGAAKTLLGSAKNGVGLLSVGFSLN; translated from the coding sequence ATGAAAAAGTCATTCAACACTTTGTTTGCAACAGCTACTCTGGTAGCCGGAATCATGATCTTCAACTCATCTGATGCGTTAGCGCAGGGACGCACACGAATAGGTGTTAAAGGAGGTTTAAATGCTAGCTCACTGTTTTATGACAGTCAGGGAGCTACCAATAAAAATGAACGCATCGGCTTCCATGTAGGCGTATTCGCTCAGGCACCCATTGGTGAGTTTTTTGCTATTCAGCCGGAGTTGCTTTACATGACAAAAGGAGCATCAGCTGATTATAACATCCTCGGATTTAACGGAAAAAATACGTTTAAACTCAATTATGCCGAACTACCCGTATTGGCTACGTTTAAATTAGGCCAGGCCGTTGAACTACAGGCGGGCCCTTATGTATCATATCTGCTTAATTCCAATGTCAATTCAAACGGAGACTTTGGCGTAGGCGCTGGCGCCATCAATCGGGACAATTTCAATAAAGTCGATTACGGTGTTGCGGGTGGCCTTAATATCTACTTTGGGAAGGCCTTTATTGGTGCCCGGTACGAACAAGGGTTACAGCAGATTGCAAACAGTGGCGCAGCTAAAACGCTTCTGGGAAGCGCCAAAAATGGAGTTGGCTTACTCTCGGTTGGTTTCAGCCTGAATTAA
- a CDS encoding sigma-54-dependent transcriptional regulator, producing MEKILIIDDNNDICLLLERFLTKQGYKTASVQRGDDGLVLLRKESFELVICDFKLPDVDGLEMLRRIKVMHPTTAVIIITGYSDVRVAVQTVKHGAYDYVTKPLYPDEILYTIKGALERRSQSLSQPKSVAPATAQPTKPSSTKAASAKTPLAPDGKRFIFGKSRAAEQLQKHIDLIAPTDMSVIITGETGTGKEFVANAIHLKSKRADKPFVAIDCGALGKELAGSELFGHVKGSFTGAMADKAGSFEFANGGTIFLDEIGNLSYDNQIKLLRVLQERKIRRIGSNQDIPVDVRIIVATNEDLREAVRQGKFREDIYHRIAEFEMHLSPLRERKADIMIFAEHFLESANIQLEKEILGFEEEAKEKLKEYYWHGNLRELQNVVKRSVLLTQGDYIEADVLPQEIVSPQYLTAEDTGNSGIQISYDPARPGVPVFSQSAANLKSVSENAERAAILKVLEKTGYNKTKAAEVLNIDRKTLYNKLKAYDIHL from the coding sequence ATGGAAAAAATACTGATTATTGACGATAACAATGATATATGCCTGTTATTAGAGCGCTTTCTGACAAAGCAGGGATATAAAACGGCGTCGGTGCAGCGGGGCGATGATGGTCTTGTGTTGTTACGGAAAGAGTCGTTTGAATTAGTTATCTGTGATTTTAAACTTCCCGATGTTGATGGGTTGGAAATGCTGCGCCGGATCAAGGTCATGCACCCAACTACAGCCGTTATTATTATTACCGGATATTCAGATGTGCGGGTAGCCGTGCAGACGGTCAAACACGGAGCTTACGATTATGTAACGAAGCCGCTCTATCCCGACGAAATTTTATATACCATCAAAGGCGCGCTCGAACGGCGCAGCCAATCACTGAGTCAGCCCAAAAGCGTTGCACCTGCCACGGCCCAGCCGACAAAGCCAAGCTCTACAAAAGCAGCATCTGCTAAAACACCGCTTGCCCCTGATGGCAAACGATTCATATTTGGCAAAAGCCGGGCGGCTGAACAACTCCAGAAACATATTGACCTGATTGCCCCAACGGATATGTCGGTCATCATTACCGGCGAAACGGGTACGGGAAAGGAATTTGTGGCCAATGCCATTCACCTCAAAAGCAAGCGGGCCGATAAACCTTTTGTGGCCATCGACTGTGGTGCATTGGGGAAAGAGCTGGCCGGTAGTGAATTGTTTGGCCACGTTAAAGGGTCATTCACGGGGGCCATGGCTGATAAAGCCGGTAGTTTTGAGTTTGCCAATGGCGGTACCATTTTCCTGGATGAAATTGGAAACCTGTCGTATGATAACCAAATCAAACTGCTCCGGGTATTGCAGGAACGTAAAATTCGCAGAATCGGTAGTAACCAGGATATACCCGTCGATGTTCGGATTATTGTGGCTACCAATGAAGATTTGCGGGAAGCCGTCCGGCAAGGTAAGTTTCGGGAAGATATTTACCACCGTATTGCCGAGTTTGAAATGCACCTGTCGCCCCTTCGTGAGCGTAAGGCGGACATCATGATTTTTGCCGAACACTTTTTAGAGTCGGCCAATATCCAACTAGAAAAAGAAATTCTAGGTTTCGAAGAAGAAGCCAAAGAGAAGCTCAAGGAATACTATTGGCATGGTAACCTGCGTGAGTTGCAAAACGTCGTAAAACGTTCGGTGCTTCTTACTCAGGGTGATTATATAGAAGCGGATGTCTTGCCGCAGGAGATCGTTTCACCTCAATACCTGACAGCCGAAGATACCGGTAATTCAGGCATTCAAATCAGCTACGATCCGGCCCGGCCCGGCGTACCTGTGTTCAGCCAGTCGGCAGCCAACCTGAAATCGGTTTCAGAAAACGCCGAACGGGCTGCGATCCTGAAAGTCCTTGAAAAAACAGGCTACAATAAAACAAAAGCGGCCGAAGTGCTCAACATCGACCGCAAAACGCTTTACAATAAGTTGAAAGCGTACGATATTCACTTATAA
- a CDS encoding response regulator — MNTTFLAKRVLIVDDEADICLLLSGLLRRLGYQPTCAHFIEEGRQWLDSQQFDAIFLDLNLPDGLGFDLLPFIKEGQNVAKIIMISAFDGQAERRRATEQGADYFIGKPFTRRSVETALQTIQV, encoded by the coding sequence ATGAATACAACATTTCTTGCTAAGCGAGTGTTGATTGTAGATGATGAAGCAGATATATGCTTGTTGTTATCAGGTTTGTTGCGTCGACTGGGCTACCAGCCGACATGTGCTCATTTTATAGAAGAGGGCCGTCAGTGGCTGGATTCTCAGCAGTTTGACGCTATTTTTCTTGACTTGAACTTGCCGGATGGCTTAGGCTTTGATTTATTGCCCTTCATAAAAGAAGGCCAGAATGTGGCTAAAATCATTATGATAAGTGCTTTCGATGGACAGGCGGAACGCCGTCGGGCCACTGAACAGGGAGCTGATTATTTTATTGGAAAACCATTCACGCGTCGATCTGTGGAGACGGCTTTGCAAACCATTCAGGTTTGA
- a CDS encoding lmo0937 family membrane protein, whose amino-acid sequence MGNLLYTIAVILIIIWLLGFLGVLGTGIASSGLIHILLVIAVIAIILRLIQGRGV is encoded by the coding sequence ATGGGAAACCTTCTTTATACAATAGCTGTGATACTCATCATTATCTGGCTCCTCGGCTTCCTGGGCGTTCTGGGAACTGGCATTGCAAGTAGTGGTTTGATTCATATACTATTGGTGATTGCAGTGATTGCAATTATTCTGCGCCTGATTCAGGGACGCGGGGTATGA
- a CDS encoding YtxH domain-containing protein, producing MKALPGIIVGLAVGAIVGILLAPESGQKTRKRISSESDSFFKDLQDQLQEGLESIKSQYNDYVDSASEKTQDLVSQAKRKAKQ from the coding sequence ATGAAAGCATTGCCAGGAATAATAGTAGGTTTAGCGGTTGGCGCTATTGTTGGAATTCTGCTTGCTCCTGAGAGTGGTCAGAAGACGCGCAAACGCATTTCGTCGGAGTCGGACTCGTTTTTCAAAGATCTTCAGGACCAGTTACAAGAAGGGTTGGAAAGCATTAAAAGCCAGTACAACGATTACGTTGATTCGGCTTCTGAAAAAACGCAGGACTTAGTTAGCCAGGCAAAACGCAAAGCAAAGCAGTAG
- a CDS encoding YtxH domain-containing protein: protein MRSTRDFLTGIITGVVIGILTAPRSGKETRDKLTEEANKHTGDLKDQWEKGVSQVKEGLEQAKTQVNQYTDKAKEQFNQYKDQAQSALNKDKVKDQYNDKVDQLADDAKAGVDNAQSTIKVS, encoded by the coding sequence ATGAGAAGCACAAGAGATTTTCTAACTGGTATTATTACTGGTGTTGTTATCGGAATTTTAACAGCTCCCCGGAGCGGAAAAGAAACACGCGACAAGCTAACAGAAGAAGCTAATAAGCACACCGGTGACTTGAAAGACCAGTGGGAAAAAGGTGTATCGCAGGTGAAAGAAGGCTTGGAACAGGCAAAAACGCAGGTGAACCAGTACACCGATAAAGCCAAAGAGCAGTTCAACCAATACAAAGATCAAGCTCAGTCTGCTCTTAACAAAGACAAGGTAAAAGACCAGTACAACGATAAGGTTGATCAACTAGCCGACGACGCTAAAGCGGGTGTCGACAATGCTCAGTCAACGATTAAAGTAAGCTAA
- a CDS encoding efflux RND transporter periplasmic adaptor subunit: MKKYSFFSYPQLLDQMRFTVTRLLHQPPAQLLVVVSPLSPSRLSNKVWRHYLHVLSALLITSLLSNCGGSSAKTEESSSEGTHRKNNLLATATYDTAKLENVRNELNLTGKVTFNQDQVVKVFPLVGGHIETLKADLGDYVRKGQIMAVIRSGDLADLEQQTVAAKGQLAVAQKNQQVTEDMTKAGLSSQRELVASQEQLQAAKGELARVGERRRIVGGTGSVYLVKAPMSGFVVEKTASPGMELRSDDPENLFTVSNLERVWVLANVYESDLANVHEGDAATITTISYPDKIFRGKIDKIFNVLDPDSKTLRVRVTLNNADYRLKPEMFANVSVTYAGHDQRIAIPAGAVVFDKNRNFVVMVNKANQPIVREVEIYKTIGQKTYLASGVAPGDRIVTTNQLLIYNALGS, translated from the coding sequence ATGAAAAAATACTCGTTTTTTTCGTATCCTCAATTGCTCGATCAGATGAGGTTCACTGTCACCCGGTTATTGCATCAACCCCCGGCTCAGTTGCTGGTAGTTGTGTCACCTCTATCCCCTTCCAGGCTATCCAATAAGGTCTGGAGACACTATTTGCATGTTCTGTCAGCCCTGTTGATAACGTCCCTTTTAAGCAATTGTGGCGGTAGTTCGGCCAAAACAGAGGAATCTTCGTCGGAGGGTACGCATCGTAAAAATAATCTGCTTGCCACAGCCACTTACGATACAGCGAAACTTGAAAACGTCCGGAATGAACTTAACTTAACCGGCAAAGTCACTTTCAATCAGGATCAGGTTGTGAAGGTGTTTCCTTTGGTTGGTGGCCATATCGAAACCCTAAAAGCCGATTTGGGGGATTATGTACGAAAAGGTCAAATTATGGCCGTAATTCGCTCTGGCGATTTGGCTGACCTTGAGCAACAGACGGTTGCCGCAAAAGGTCAGTTAGCCGTTGCCCAAAAAAATCAACAGGTTACGGAAGACATGACCAAAGCGGGCTTGAGCTCGCAACGCGAGTTAGTAGCCAGCCAGGAGCAGTTACAGGCTGCCAAAGGCGAATTGGCCCGCGTTGGTGAGCGACGTCGGATTGTAGGCGGAACAGGCTCTGTTTATCTGGTTAAAGCACCAATGAGTGGGTTTGTTGTGGAAAAGACAGCCTCCCCCGGCATGGAACTCCGCTCCGACGATCCAGAGAATCTGTTTACTGTTTCGAACCTGGAGCGTGTCTGGGTGCTGGCTAATGTGTATGAGTCTGACTTAGCCAATGTGCACGAAGGTGACGCTGCGACGATTACGACGATCTCCTACCCGGACAAGATCTTTCGGGGAAAGATCGATAAAATTTTCAACGTACTCGATCCCGATAGCAAAACGCTACGGGTACGCGTCACGCTCAATAATGCAGACTACCGGCTCAAACCCGAAATGTTTGCGAATGTCAGCGTAACCTATGCTGGTCATGATCAGCGCATTGCAATTCCGGCTGGGGCCGTTGTTTTCGACAAGAATCGCAACTTTGTCGTGATGGTCAACAAAGCCAATCAGCCCATCGTACGTGAAGTAGAAATCTACAAAACGATTGGTCAGAAAACGTATCTCGCGAGCGGTGTCGCTCCCGGCGACCGGATTGTGACGACAAACCAATTACTGATTTATAATGCATTGGGTAGTTAA
- a CDS encoding sodium-translocating pyrophosphatase, which produces MNYSVYLVPILGIVGLLVMFTKFMWVSKQDAGDARMQEIAGYIADGAIAFLKAEWRVLTYFGIIVALLLAYMGSLVPNSSPIIGISFVLGAFLSALAGYIGMNIATKANVRTAHAARTSLTKALEVSFTGGSVMGIGVAGIAVLGLGSLFIILYKLYVEPSGDVNGLPMEKALEVLAGFSLGAESIALFARVGGGIYTKAADVGADLVGKVEAGIPEDDPRNPATIADNVGDNVGDVAGMGADLFGSYVATILATMVLGREIVIPGDPIIGHAPIVLPMVIAGLGLIFSIIATYFVRVKDDNGNVQGALNLGNWASIVITLIASYFLVNAMLPTGTMEIRGVEFTRMDVFFAIVTGLVVGALMSIITEYYTAMGRRPVLSIIRQSATGAATNIIGGLSVGMESTVLPILVLAAGIYTSYHFAGLYGVAISAAGMMATTAMQLAIDAFGPIADNAGGIAEMSYLPEEVRGRTDILDAVGNTTAASGKGFAIASAALTALALFAAFVGLSGISAIDIYKADVLAGLFVGGMIPYIFSSLAIAAVGRAAMAMVEEVRRQFREIPGIMEGTGKPEYEKCVAISTQASIREMVLPGAIALTVPVIVGFIFGPEVLGGLLAGVTVSGVLMGIFMNNAGGAWDNAKKSFEKGVLINGEMFYKKSEPHKASVTGDTVGDPFKDTSGPSMNILIKLMSIVSLVIAPYIAVPSSETPGYNREGKEAAGTEVPLEESTAADNDIVSTPNERLGAFSLQKLTSGVELNIPELGIENKLLTFIKGDKAVDKTTWFDFDRLTFETGKATLKSESQEQLKNIAEILKAYPAVNVKLGGYTDNTGNAASNLKLSQDRANSVRAELEKMGIDKDRLEAEGYGQEHPVASNDTKEGRAQNRRISIRVTKK; this is translated from the coding sequence ATGAATTACAGTGTTTATCTGGTCCCCATATTAGGCATTGTTGGCCTGCTGGTGATGTTTACCAAATTCATGTGGGTTTCGAAACAGGACGCTGGCGATGCTCGGATGCAGGAAATTGCAGGCTACATTGCCGACGGGGCCATCGCTTTTCTTAAAGCAGAATGGCGTGTCCTGACCTATTTCGGTATTATTGTAGCCCTTTTATTAGCCTACATGGGTAGCCTGGTACCCAACTCCAGTCCAATCATAGGTATTTCATTTGTCCTTGGGGCCTTTTTATCGGCATTGGCAGGATACATTGGTATGAACATCGCTACCAAAGCAAACGTCCGTACCGCCCATGCCGCCCGTACCAGCCTGACTAAAGCCCTCGAAGTGTCCTTTACCGGTGGTTCGGTGATGGGAATCGGTGTGGCCGGTATTGCAGTACTGGGTTTGGGAAGTCTGTTCATTATTCTCTATAAATTATACGTCGAACCATCGGGTGATGTCAACGGCCTGCCGATGGAGAAGGCTCTTGAAGTGCTGGCGGGTTTCTCGCTCGGTGCCGAGTCGATTGCGTTGTTCGCTCGTGTGGGCGGTGGTATTTATACGAAAGCGGCCGACGTTGGCGCTGACCTTGTGGGTAAAGTAGAAGCCGGTATTCCCGAGGATGATCCGCGTAACCCAGCCACCATTGCCGATAACGTGGGCGATAACGTGGGCGACGTAGCCGGTATGGGTGCCGATTTATTTGGCTCTTATGTAGCTACCATTCTGGCTACCATGGTGTTGGGTCGCGAAATCGTTATTCCTGGTGATCCCATTATCGGTCATGCGCCTATTGTGCTACCGATGGTTATTGCAGGGTTGGGCCTTATTTTTTCCATCATCGCTACCTATTTCGTACGTGTTAAAGATGACAACGGTAACGTTCAGGGAGCACTGAATCTGGGTAACTGGGCTTCAATTGTTATCACACTCATTGCGTCTTACTTTCTGGTCAATGCGATGCTACCGACTGGTACGATGGAGATCCGGGGTGTTGAGTTTACCCGGATGGATGTGTTTTTTGCTATCGTAACGGGTCTGGTTGTGGGGGCGCTGATGAGTATCATCACGGAATACTACACCGCTATGGGTCGTCGTCCAGTATTGTCCATTATTCGTCAGTCGGCAACGGGAGCGGCTACCAACATCATCGGCGGTTTGTCGGTCGGTATGGAATCGACGGTATTGCCAATTCTGGTCCTGGCCGCTGGTATTTATACCTCGTATCACTTTGCTGGCTTGTATGGAGTCGCTATCTCAGCCGCAGGTATGATGGCTACAACGGCTATGCAGTTGGCCATTGATGCTTTTGGGCCTATTGCCGACAACGCTGGTGGTATTGCCGAAATGAGTTACCTGCCCGAAGAAGTGCGCGGCCGTACCGACATTCTCGATGCCGTAGGTAACACGACCGCTGCCAGTGGTAAAGGATTCGCTATTGCCTCGGCTGCGTTGACGGCGCTGGCACTGTTTGCCGCGTTTGTGGGTTTGTCTGGAATTTCAGCGATTGACATTTATAAAGCCGATGTATTGGCTGGCCTGTTTGTGGGTGGCATGATTCCTTATATTTTCTCGTCGCTGGCCATTGCGGCTGTAGGGCGGGCGGCTATGGCCATGGTAGAAGAAGTTCGTCGCCAGTTTCGGGAGATCCCAGGAATTATGGAAGGCACAGGCAAGCCGGAATACGAAAAATGCGTAGCCATTTCCACCCAGGCGTCTATCCGCGAGATGGTCTTGCCGGGAGCCATTGCGCTGACCGTACCCGTTATTGTTGGGTTCATTTTTGGCCCTGAAGTGCTTGGAGGCTTGTTAGCGGGTGTTACCGTATCAGGTGTTTTAATGGGTATTTTCATGAATAACGCCGGTGGTGCCTGGGATAACGCCAAGAAGTCGTTTGAGAAAGGCGTTTTGATCAATGGCGAAATGTTCTACAAAAAGTCTGAACCGCACAAAGCGTCAGTAACAGGCGATACGGTTGGCGATCCATTTAAAGATACCTCTGGTCCGTCGATGAACATTCTGATCAAACTGATGTCTATCGTGTCGCTGGTTATCGCACCTTACATCGCCGTTCCCTCGTCGGAGACGCCGGGTTATAATCGTGAAGGCAAGGAAGCGGCCGGTACCGAAGTTCCTTTAGAAGAATCGACGGCGGCTGATAATGACATCGTTAGTACACCAAACGAGCGCCTGGGAGCTTTCAGCCTTCAGAAACTGACAAGCGGTGTCGAGCTGAATATTCCTGAACTAGGTATCGAAAATAAACTGCTGACGTTTATAAAGGGCGATAAGGCGGTTGATAAAACCACCTGGTTCGACTTCGACCGGCTAACGTTCGAAACGGGTAAAGCTACTCTTAAGTCCGAGTCGCAGGAGCAGTTGAAGAATATTGCCGAAATTTTGAAAGCATACCCAGCAGTAAATGTCAAATTAGGTGGTTATACCGACAATACGGGCAATGCTGCCAGTAACCTGAAGCTTTCTCAGGACCGGGCGAATTCGGTACGCGCTGAACTTGAAAAAATGGGTATTGATAAAGATCGTCTGGAGGCAGAAGGGTATGGGCAGGAGCACCCTGTTGCCTCGAACGATACCAAGGAGGGCCGGGCGCAGAACCGCCGGATTTCCATTCGGGTCACGAAAAAGTAA